Proteins found in one Aethina tumida isolate Nest 87 chromosome 1, icAetTumi1.1, whole genome shotgun sequence genomic segment:
- the LOC109608705 gene encoding thioredoxin domain-containing protein 11, whose product MISDNNSNNANVEEYSSAGSDSEENDLREEDLSDNSVRPPTFALRMLYLSKEVAIFTLIVVTYAALTNDPPKVTKSPAAYPFFSKNSIIKDWYRGQISKGIELARSSDITFLMFYAPWSAESQHARTELEKAAQHMQKYVTFAAVNCWQPNGECKLQYNKVYKWPVLVAYPSHGRGIQYTGPLEAQYIIKFLQCVCHPIERKTEETITEYHDVYVTATLNASPGSADFAIYYLTALKYLEKEPTKSVKFYVTSSEVEQPEVRLHLWNVTLTFPIQTKDWNSDTLMQWIVDNISVVTSWMTPSGSKSAQLSKVLSHNPTLILFTPRNPLHFNIDYYDMLQLISREYYDCGDVYIHLDMFHIRTKRLINYMEYKKRLKRCSEFKDAFENFNVHVIANVWNNISCWHEDKLCQRTLVKSSTMKGKLKDELHYCRDMEENCFKMKYLRNKHKYPISMYTGYTDHRSAENLLAIHENESCRGFLLAEEFSPHIFEQDINMGNVQDVSGLACKVNHSLQFVAIDSLLHYQFAERLGIDLNKYKDKTAVVIVNEKMESHYIMHQSVSTEDLRKFIHNYTNNYLPRSYESIATIDSKITHTFENNLDYCRSWSDDYVCVQELSSKTFLPVVMSKKKAVLVFYYSKQCAFCSGASHAFLTAARKLSSVENILFTRIDGDINILPWQYTMESYPTIIYFPPVMKSESRVYPRNLPITVPNLIGFLLTHLSPSMKLHTLWSVCNNIQNSEERSTCLSNLRIETLSLIENTLYLWRRSNKRHKQIMLHKLRNLKQLHLLLAHKPSNVNYVNSFFNKLHVKPQTCTDYQYMQRVKLKDEL is encoded by the exons ATGATAAgtgataataattcaaataatgcaAATGTTGAAGAATACTCAAGTGCCGGCAGTGACAGTGAAGAGAACGATTTACGTGAAGAAGACTTGTCCGATAATAGTGTTAGACCTCCGACTTTTGCGCTTAGAATGTTATATTTATCGAAGGAGGTCGCAATATTCACTCTTATTGTTGTCACATATGCGGCTCTAACAAATGA TCCTCCTAAAGTTACTAAAAGTCCGGCCGCATATCCGTTCTTCTCAAAGAACAGTATTATTAAAGACTGGTACAGAGGCCAAATCAGCAAAGGCATCGAACTCGCCAGATCATCAGATATTACGTTTTTGATGTTCTATGCACCTTGGAGTGCCGAAAGTCAACATGCCAGAACTGAATTGGAAAAAGCTGCTCAACATATGCAAAAGTATGTCACTTTTGCTGCAGTCAACTGCTGGCAACCAAATGGAGAGTGCAAACTGCAATACAACaag GTATACAAATGGCCTGTGCTAGTAGCTTATCCTTCTCATGGAAGGGGCATTCAGTATACAGGACCATTAGAAGCTCAGTACATCATCAAGTTCTTGCAGTGTGTTTGCCATCCCATTGAAAGGAAAACTGAGGAAACCATAACAGAATATCATGAT GTTTATGTGACCGCAACGTTAAACGCATCGCCCGGCAGCGCTGATTTTGCGATATACTATCTAACAGCATTAAAATATCTAGAAAAAGAGCCCACGAAAAGCGTTAAATTCTACGTGACATCTTCGGAAGTTGAACAACCCGAAGTCCGCCTACACCTTTGGAACGTCACATTG ACATTCCCTATTCAAACTAAAGACTGGAATTCCGATACGCTTATGCAATGGATCGTTGATAATATTTCCGTCGTGACTTCTTGGATGACGCCGAGCGGTTCGAAAAGTGCACAGCTTTCAAAAGTGTTGTCGCACAATCCTACACTGATATTATTTACGCCTAGAAATCCTctgcattttaatattgattattatgaTATG ttacaaCTGATCAGCAGAGAATATTACGATTGCGGAGATGTGTACATCCATCTGGATATGTTTCACATACGAACGAAAAGATTGA TAAACTACATGGAATACAAGAAGCGATTGAAGAGGTGCTCCGAATTCAAAGACGCGTTCGAAAATTTCAACGTCCATGTCATCGCTAACGTGTGGAACAACATCAGTTGCTGGCATGAAGACAAATTGTGTCAAAGAACGTTGGTTAAAAGTTCCACAATGAAAGGCAAACTTAAAGATGAATTACATTATTGTCGGGATATGGAAGAGAACTGTTTCAAAATGAAGTACTTAAGAAATAAGCATAAATATCCGATCTCAATGTATActg GCTATACTGATCACAGATCAGCCGAAAACCTTCTGGCAATCCACGAAAACGAGTCGTGCAGAGGGTTTTTGTTGGCCGAGGAGTTCTCACCTCATATTTTCGAGCAGGATATCAACATGGGGAATGTGCAGGACGTGTCGGGATTAGCGTGTAAGGTAAACCACAGTTTGCAGTTTGTTGCCATTGACAGCCTGTTGCACTATCAGTTCGCTGAACGATTGGGAATCGATTTAAACAAGTATAAAGACAAAACTGCTGTCGTCATCGTTAACGAAAAG ATGGAAAGTCATTATATAATGCACCAATCAGTCTCAACTGAAGACCTCAGAAAATTCATTCACAACTACACAAACAACTACTTGCCCAGATCGTACGAGTCGATAGCGACGATTGATTCGAAAATCACCCACACGTTCGAAAACAATTTGGATTACTGCCGAAGTTGGAGCGATGATTACGTGTGCGTTCAAGAATTAAGCTCGAAAACTTTTTTGCCTGTCGTAATGAGTAAAAAAAAGGCGGtgcttgttttttattattcgaaacAGTGCGCATTTTGCAGCGGAGCTTCTCACGCATTCCTGACGGCGGCAAGAAAACTGTCTTCGGttgaaaatatactttttaccAGAATTGATGgcgatattaatattttgccgTGGCAGTACACTATGGAAAGTTATCCtaccattatatattttccacCAGTGAT GAAATCTGAAAGCAGAGTCTACCCCAGAAATTTACCTATAACTGTTCCTAATCTAATTGGGTTTTTACTCACTCACTTAAGTCCAAGCATGAAACTCCACACATTATGGAGTGTTTGTAATAACATAcag AATTCTGAAGAAAGATCAACGTGCCTCTCAAATTTAAGGATTGAAACACTCTCTTTAATAGAAAACACCCTATACCTTTGGAGGAGGTCAAATAAACGACATAAGCAAATAATGTTACACAAATTGAGGAATCTAAAACAACTGCACTTGTTACTAGCACACAAACCTTCCAATGTAAATTATGTGaactcattttttaataaattgcatgTTAAACCCCAAACTTGTACAGATTATCAATATATGCAAAGAGTAAAGTTAAAAGACGAATTATAA
- the LOC109608714 gene encoding uncharacterized protein LOC109608714, whose protein sequence is MFYLKEPASLNQPWVLSSLGDADSVTISTDVTKDLKNYHILGINFLYQNYKSKLKGAILNEEDGMNMIIQVSAFLNAIYRSNEKQFLILVVCPDHQIKFWNYHLSVHGKLTVKIVQADSCLDGFDNETGLALVLGTSNLKMAEQLAEYDYYSIIIDDHDLVATKMVLKKLNSVFNIGLTRRNFYMNPDQKLQWTMLNWSNPGCVGKLKDFSEIDNDNLEYFRDNYRHWWFRLTWHFCESFVEITDKELKDYQQKVNHWGKFKNDVSKNILNTPTITEVTKESKKSESKSVKTRGIMYKNPPQSKITVNQNTIKNESVSQVAEEKCSPKQCASNTSSARKECTEKSRIHLKSLSSKKAEFIDCSIKTITVSPKKGKRKISHELLDTNFDNERTPEVVPLEELFHHSLLNDSGSKRTKIHTEDSKLSDYVKLPSMDEVPIVNSIIENLEKSPGPAKKQPFKFNTSKINEPNCSKAFNYEERDKDDYEDILKSISCEDSEKYFAGHETNISNVQEEEFFKSLVDTNKIDDSDEDTVIIESETSKIVEPIEDEAEKSNSNASLMDDDIEKLLRETDKMLVDHKL, encoded by the exons ATGTTCTATTTAAAAGAG ccCGCTAGCTTGAATCAACCATGGGTTCTATCGTCCTTAGGAGATGCAGATTCAGTAACAATCTCTACAGATGTtacaaaagatttaaaaaactacCACATACTTGGCATAAATTTCCTTTATCAAAACTACAAGTCGAAG TTGAAGGGAGCAATCTTGAACGAAGAAGATGGAATGAACATGATAATACAAGTGTCAGCCTTTTTAAATGCTATATACAGAAGTAatgagaaacaatttttaatattggttGTATGTCCAGaccatcaaataaaattttggaactatcaTTTGTCTGTTCATGGGAAACTCACTGTAAAAATTGTTCAGGCTGACT CTTGTCTTGATGGATTTGACAATGAAACTGGCCTAGCTCTTGTACTTGGGACATCAAACTTAAAAATGGCTGAACAGCTAGCagaatatgattattattcaattataattgatgATCATGATTTGGTAGCAACTAAAATGGTTCTGAAAAAGTTGAAcagtgtttttaatattggtCTTAcaagaagaaatttttat ATGAATCCCGATCAAAAGTTACAGTGGACAATGTTAAATTGGAGTAATCCAGGATGTGTGGGAAAGTTAAAGGATTTCTCTGA aattgataatgataatttagaatatttcagAGATAATTACAGACATTGGTGGTTTAGACTTACTTGGCATTTTTGTGAGTCATTTGTAGAAATCACTGATAAGGAATTAAag gattatcaacaaaaagtaaatcattggggcaaatttaaaaatgatgtttcaaaaaatattttaaacacacCTACAATCACTGAAGTGaccaaagaatctaagaaaagTGAATCAAAATCAGTCAAAACTCGgggtataatgtataaaaatcctCCTCAATCTAAAATTACTGTTAACCAAAATACAATTAAGAATGAAAGTGTGTCACAAGTTGCAGAGGAAAAATGTTCCCCAAAACAGTGTGCTTCAAATACATCATCTGCAAGGAAAGAATGTACTGAAAAATCACGCATCCatttaaaaagtctaagttCAAAGAAAGCGGAATTCATAGATTGtagtattaaaacaataacggTTTCACCTAAAAAaggtaaaagaaaaatatcacATGAGTTGTTGGATACAAATTTCGACAATGAACGCACCCCAGAAGTGGTACCTTTAGAAGAATTATTCCATCATAGTTTACTTAATGATAGCGGCTCGAAAAGGACTAAAATTCATACGGAAGATTCGAAATTATCAGACTACGTTAAGCTGCCAAGCATGGATGAAGTTCCGATTGTTAATTCTATAATTGAAAACTTAGAAAAATCGCCGGGTCCAGCGAAAAAACAACCGTTTAAGTTTAATACTAGTAAAATTAACGAACCTAATTGTTCTAAAGCTTTTAACTACGAAGAACGGGACAAGGATGACTATGAGGATATTTTGAAGTCGATATCATGTGAAGATTCAGAGAAATATTTTGCTGGGCATGAAACCAATATAAGCAATGTTCAAGAAGAAGAATTCTTTAAATCGCTAGTTGATACCAATAAAATTGACGACAGCGACGAAGACACCGTAATTATTGAATCTGAAACTTCTAAAATTGTAGAACCAATAGAAGATGAagctgaaaaatctaattcaaATGCGTCATTAATGGATGATgacattgaaaaattgttaagagAAACTGACAAAATGTTAGTGGATCAcaaattgtga